The following are encoded together in the Paludisphaera mucosa genome:
- a CDS encoding amidohydrolase family protein encodes MTFVQRLLVGATWLAVCGLGDAQAQSVVGSETHPRIKAGLDAVSAIDTHDHLWPFERLPGLMETDRGRGMTLFGLWSSSYYPQVGSLTARQPREPFDPWWARARHDFDDARATGFYRYQLPAFRDLYGVDFDRITDDQAKALDAEIFDHYRDDRWVRQVVTERANIELMLNDPYWGRFDFQTHYPFEVLVLNVTTLLDGFHPSEFKLPSDDPYHFARDWGMKAGTLDDYLAILDQLFREAKSKGAVCLKSTRAYERTLRFENVPKERAERIFGRPRGELSPQDVKDFQDFIMWRLVGLSAAHELPFQIHTGHGKLQGSNPLLLLDLIEANPATKFILFHGGYPWVAETGAIVLRHGRHVWVDSVWLPTISPTMARRALHEWLEVMPSDRILWGADCNHAEGIYGATVTTRAVLAEVLAEKVVRGDLVEEQAARIGRQILRENALALFPQLKGRLWRPERKPPEAPKASR; translated from the coding sequence ATGACCTTCGTGCAGCGACTCCTCGTCGGGGCGACATGGCTCGCCGTCTGCGGTTTGGGCGACGCGCAGGCCCAGTCGGTCGTCGGATCGGAAACGCACCCCCGCATCAAGGCCGGGCTCGACGCCGTGTCCGCGATCGACACGCACGACCACCTCTGGCCGTTCGAGCGGCTCCCCGGCCTGATGGAGACGGACCGGGGCCGGGGCATGACGTTGTTCGGCCTCTGGAGCAGCAGCTATTACCCGCAGGTCGGGTCGCTGACCGCCCGCCAGCCCAGGGAGCCGTTCGACCCCTGGTGGGCCCGCGCCCGGCACGACTTCGACGACGCCCGGGCGACCGGCTTCTACCGTTATCAGCTCCCCGCGTTCCGCGACCTTTACGGGGTCGACTTCGACCGGATCACCGACGACCAGGCGAAGGCGCTGGACGCCGAGATTTTCGACCACTATCGCGACGACCGCTGGGTCCGCCAGGTCGTCACCGAGCGGGCCAACATCGAGCTGATGCTCAACGACCCGTACTGGGGCCGGTTCGACTTCCAGACCCACTATCCGTTCGAAGTCCTGGTCCTGAACGTCACCACCCTGCTCGACGGCTTCCACCCGTCGGAGTTCAAGCTGCCCTCCGACGACCCCTACCACTTCGCGCGCGATTGGGGCATGAAGGCCGGGACGCTCGACGACTATCTCGCGATCCTCGACCAGTTGTTCCGCGAAGCGAAGTCCAAGGGCGCGGTCTGCCTCAAGTCGACCCGGGCCTACGAGCGGACGCTCCGCTTCGAAAACGTCCCGAAGGAGCGGGCCGAGCGGATCTTCGGGCGCCCGCGCGGCGAACTCTCGCCGCAGGACGTGAAGGACTTCCAGGACTTCATCATGTGGCGGCTGGTCGGCCTGAGCGCCGCACACGAGCTGCCGTTCCAGATCCACACCGGGCACGGCAAACTGCAAGGGTCCAACCCGCTCCTGCTGCTGGACCTGATCGAGGCCAATCCAGCGACGAAATTCATCCTGTTCCACGGCGGCTATCCGTGGGTGGCCGAGACCGGGGCGATCGTGCTGCGGCACGGCCGACACGTCTGGGTGGACTCGGTCTGGCTGCCGACCATCAGCCCGACCATGGCCCGCCGCGCGCTGCACGAATGGCTGGAGGTCATGCCCTCGGACCGGATCCTGTGGGGGGCCGACTGCAACCACGCCGAGGGGATCTACGGCGCGACCGTGACGACCCGGGCCGTGCTCGCGGAGGTCCTCGCCGAGAAGGTCGTCCGCGGCGACCTCGTCGAGGAGCAAGCCGCGCGCATCGGCCGCCAGATCCTCCGCGAAAACGCCCTCGCCCTGTTCCCGCAGCTCAAGGGCCGCCTCTGGAGGCCGGAGAGGAAGCCGCCGGAGGCGCCGAAGGCGTCGCGCTGA